A segment of the Leptolyngbya sp. NIES-3755 genome:
GAAGATTGCACAACAAATACTCAGCAATTCACGAAGGGCATTCTACCGCACTGAGAGGGGCAATGTTAGATCAAAAAACTCCATTTAATCGGTTCCTCCCCAAGTCCAGCTAGGACTTCCACTTCGCACTGAGCGCTGCAAAATCACCGTTGTGAAATCATTTGCATCAGTCTTTCCGGTCATATCCAGAATTAGGTAAACCTTGCCCTTAGCAAAACGGAGACGCAGATAAGAATGTCCTTGATAAGCTTCACCTTGGATCTGAGCCATGCCAGCAGTCGCTTTACATTTGCTGTACTTTGGCTTGAGTGTTCCGACCCAAGTGACACTAAAATCGTCGGTTGTCGCGATCGTAAATTTATCAGCGATCAAGCTTAGATTTGCTGATCCGTCGATCGTATAACCTCCTTCACGGTAAGGGCGCGATGTTTCTGTCAACATCACTTTTTCAGGACAGAGATTACCCGGATTTTGAGCATCAATGGTTGGCAATACTCGCATCTCGATCGTGGCAGCGTTGGCTGTAGCGACTGAGAACAAAGATAAAACAGAGGTGAATAGAACGGTAGTCGATCGCATAGAATCAAACCTTTGAGATAGTTTGATTAGCTACACTATGACTCAATTAATTTCCTGAACTAGGGCTTTTAATGAAAAGACTGTTTATGCGATCGCAAACTCGGTTAGCGCTCTTTTAGAGGGTGGATGAAATCCCAGAACAATATCGCTTTTCGGGATACCTGCGCTCAGCAAATCATCGACAACACACAAATTTGTCATATCCTCTTCAACCCAAATTTTGCCATTTTTAATCCGCAAATACACTGTGACATAGCGAATTCGGCTCTTTTCATGCCAGCCCCAGCGGAACCAGAGATACTGACCGCGCTCTTCATCAAACGCGAGCATATCTTCTTCGTCAGAAGATTCTGTTTGAGATGAAGTTGTCATTGCATGATACTGAGACAGTAATTTTTTGATAATGTCTCGATAATGATCTAGCTTGTCCATTGCACAATCTCCTCTTGCTCGATGTTAACAACCATTAGAAGAAGCTGATTTTTCTGAACGACTGATTGCATCTTTTTATCAGGAGAAGGGGCCTAAAACCCTGTTGTTCTTACTCAGTCCCCTACGGAGGGAAACCCTCCTACAGGGCTGAGCGCTTCTACGACGGCTTTACAAGTACATTTGAACGGAGTACGATATCCCTGGGAGAAGCGAAAACCAAGTTTCTCCCAACCTATACCGAGGGACATCCGGGAAAGCGGGGTAAAGCTTAAAGCCTGTGGAGCGAGCATAAGACCAGAAAACTCCGAATCGAGTGGAGGCAGTTGCAATGAAGCAGGAAACAATAGGAGTGATCCTGTAGAGACTAAGCGGCGATGCCAAAGCGCTTAGGAATCCTCGCACTTTTTAGGTCGAGGAGGTATGTCAATCTAGGGCTGCTAAACAAGAACGCGATCGCTCCTTTTCAGAAACGATCGCGCTTTCAGTTTTAGAGACTCAGATTAGTAATCAAAGTCACTCATACCGCCGCCAGCACCCGCACCAACCGCAGAACCGTCTTTTGGTTCAGGCTTGTCCACAACGATACATTCGGTGATCAGAAACATTGCCACAGTAGATGAAGTTATGCAACTGCAAAATTTGTATGTTTTCGTACATCAGGCGGTTGAAATCCTAACACAATGTCTGTTGCAGGAATTCCTGCGGCAAGTAAATCATCCACAACTCCCAGATCAGTCCAATCCTCTTCAACCCAGATTTTGCCGTTTTTGATCCGAATATAAACTGTGATATGGCGCACTCTTGTTTTATTTTGCCAACCAGAACGAAACCAGAGATATTGATCGCGTTCTTCATCAAATGCAAGTCGTTGTTCTGCTTCATCATCTGAAGCAGAAGGCACTATATTTTGATAACCCG
Coding sequences within it:
- a CDS encoding fdxN element excision controlling factor XisI-like protein (similar to AA sequence:cyanobase_aa:Npun_R5661); protein product: MDKLDHYRDIIKKLLSQYHAMTTSSQTESSDEEDMLAFDEERGQYLWFRWGWHEKSRIRYVTVYLRIKNGKIWVEEDMTNLCVVDDLLSAGIPKSDIVLGFHPPSKRALTEFAIA
- a CDS encoding hypothetical protein (similar to AA sequence:cyanobase_aa:LBDG_43810); amino-acid sequence: MRSTTVLFTSVLSLFSVATANAATIEMRVLPTIDAQNPGNLCPEKVMLTETSRPYREGGYTIDGSANLSLIADKFTIATTDDFSVTWVGTLKPKYSKCKATAGMAQIQGEAYQGHSYLRLRFAKGKVYLILDMTGKTDANDFTTVILQRSVRSGSPSWTWGGTD
- a CDS encoding fdxN element excision controlling factor XisI-like protein (similar to AA sequence:cyanobase_aa:Npun_R5661), which produces MDKLTQYRKIIKEILTGYQNIVPSASDDEAEQRLAFDEERDQYLWFRSGWQNKTRVRHITVYIRIKNGKIWVEEDWTDLGVVDDLLAAGIPATDIVLGFQPPDVRKHTNFAVA